One window of the Camelina sativa cultivar DH55 chromosome 1, Cs, whole genome shotgun sequence genome contains the following:
- the LOC104776965 gene encoding pentatricopeptide repeat-containing protein At3g12770, protein MSAEASLLASPLLYTNSGIHSDSFYASLIDSSTRKSQLRQIHAHLLVLGLQFSGFLITKLIQASSSFGDVTFARQVFDGLPHPQIYPWNAIIRGYSRNNYFQDALLMYSKMQLARVSPDSFTFPHLLKACGGLSHLPVGRLVHAQVFRLGFEDDVFVQNGLIALYAKCRRLGSARTVFKGVPLTERTIVSWTAIVSAYAQNGEPVEALEIFSQMRKVGVKPDWVSLVSVLNAFTCLQDLEQGRSVHASVVKMGLETEPDLLISLNTMYAKCGQVATAKVLFDKMKSPNLILWNAMISGYAKNGYAKDAIDMFHEMIEKDVRPDTISITSAVSACAQVGSLEQARWMDEYVGRTDYRDDVFISSALIDMFAKCGSVECARSVFDRTLDRDVVVWSAMIVGYGLHGRAREAISLYRIMERDGVHPNDITFLGLLMACNHSGLVREGWWFFNRMTDHKINPQQQHYACVIDLLGRAGHMDQAYEVIKCMPVQPGVTVWGALLSACKKHRHVELGEYAAQQLFAIDPSNTGHYVQLSNLYAAARLWERVAEVRVRMKEKGLSKDVGCSWVEVRGRLEAFRVGDKSHPRYKEIERQVEWIESRLKEGGFVAYKDASLHDLNDEEAEETLCNHSERIAIAYGLISTPQGTTLRITKNLRACVNCHAATKLISKLVGREIVVRDTNRFHHFKNGVCSCNDYW, encoded by the exons ATGTCGGCGGAAGCATCTCTTCTTGCTTCTCCTTTACTCTAca ccAATTCAGGAATCCACTCTGATTCTTTCTACGCGTCGCTTATAGATAGCTCCACTCGTAAATCTCAGCTGAGACAAATCCACGCACATTTACTAGTACTTGGTTTGCAGTTCAGTGGTTTCTTGATCACCAAACTCATTCAAGCAAGCTCTTCTTTTGGAGACGTTACTTTCGCACGCCAGGTGTTCGACGGTTTACCTCACCCTCAAATATACCCCTGGAATGCTATCATCAGGGGTTATTCCAGAAACAATTACTTCCAAGATGCACTTCTCATGTATTCCAAGATGCAGCTCGCTCGTGTTTCTCCTGATTCTTTCACTTTCCCTCATCTTCTTAAAGCTTGCGGCGGTTTGTCTCACCTTCCCGTGGGTCGGCTTGTTCACGCTCAGGTGTTTAGGCTTGGATTTGAGGATGATGTGTTTGTTCAGAACGGTCTTATTGCCTTGTACGCAAAATGTAGGCGTTTAGGGTCCGCGAGAACTGTGTTTAAAGGGGTGCCATTGACTGAGAGAACGATTGTATCATGGACGGCTATTGTTTCAGCTTATGCTCAAAACGGTGAGCCTGTGGAAGCTCTTGAGATTTTTAGTCAGATGAGGAAGGTGGGTGTGAAGCCAGACTGGGTATCTCTCGTTAGTGTTCTCAATGCTTTCACTTGCTTACAGGATTTGGAGCAAGGGAGATCTGTTCATGCTTCTGTTGTGAAGATGGGTCTTGAAACAGAGCCTGACTTGCTCATCTCTCTCAACACCATGTATGCAAAATGCGGACAAGTCGCAACTGCTAAAGTTCTGTTTGATAAGATGAAGTCACCCAACCTTATTTTGTGGAACGCAATGATCTCTGGCTACGCTAAGAACGGTTATGCCAAGGATGCTATTGATATGTTTCATGAGATGATTGAGAAAGATGTCAGACCCGACACCATCTCTATAACATCTGCCGTTTCAGCTTGCGCTCAAGTTGGTTCTCTTGAGCAGGCTCGCTGGATGGACGAATATGTAGGCAGGACAGACTACAGGGATGACGTTTTCATTAGCAGCGCCCTAATTGATATGTTTGCTAAATGTGGTAGTGTAGAGTGTGCAAGATCGGTTTTTGACCGAACTCTTGACAGGGATGTTGTGGTGTGGAGTGCTATGATTGTTGGGTATGGATTGCACGGGCGGGCAAGAGAAGCAATCAGTCTGTACCGTATAATGGAACGTGATGGAGTGCATCCCAATGACATCACTTTTCTGGGGCTCCTCATGGCCTGTAACCACTCAGGCTTGGTAAGAGAAGGCTGGTGGTTCTTCAACAGGATGACAGATCACAAAATAAATCCACAACAGCAACACTATGCATGCGTAATTGATCTTCTCGGGCGGGCTGGTCATATGGATCAAGCTTATGAAGTGATCAAATGTATGCCAGTCCAGCCCGGTGTAACAGTTTGGGGAGCCCTCCTAAGCGCGTGCAAGAAGCATCGCCATGTGGAACTGGGAGAATACGCAGCTCAACAGCTTTTTGCTATAGATCCATCCAACACAGGCCACTACGTGCAGCTCTCAAATCTATATGCTGCAGCTCGTTTGTGGGAGCGTGTTGCAGAGGTGCGGGTGAGAATGAAGGAGAAAGGATTGAGCAAAGACGTTGGATGCAGCTGGGTTGAAGTAAGGGGAAGGTTGGAGGCTTTCCGAGTGGGTGATAAGTCACATCCGAGATacaaagagatagagagacaaGTAGAGTGGATAGAGAGCAGACTAAAGGAAGGTGGATTTGTGGCATACAAGGATGCTTCATTGCACGATCTCAACgatgaagaagctgaagagaCTCTGTGCAACCACAGTGAGAGGATAGCGATCGCATATGGACTCATAAGTACACCCCAAGGGACAACACTGCGGATCACAAAGAATCTAAGAGCGTGTGTGAACTGCCACGCTGCAACAAAGCTTATCTCAAAGCTTGTAGGCAGAGAGATTGTCGTGAGAGACACAAATCGGTTCCATCATTTTAAGAATGGAGTTTGTTCGTGCAATGATTATTGGTAA
- the LOC104776975 gene encoding DCN1-like protein 1, whose amino-acid sequence MHKLNRNNRDKLQQFVDITGASEKSALQALKATDWHLEAAFDVFYSQPHPRTNSSDVRRLEELYNRYKDQYSDMILAEGISNLCNDLEVEPQDIVTLVLSWHMNAATACEFSKQEFITGLQALGVDSVGKLREKLPFMRSELKDEQKFHDIYNFAFGWAKEKGQKSLALDTAIGMWQLLFAEREWPLVTHWCDFLQDRHNKAISKDTWAQLLEFSRMVDPVLSNYDAEGAWPYLIDEFVEYLYDKNVVEK is encoded by the exons ATG caTAAGTTGAATCGAAACAACCGTGACAAACTTCAGCAGTTCGTGGATATCACAGGAGCTAG TGAGAAGAGTGCTCTTCAGGCTCTCAAAGCCACTGATTGGCACCTTGAAGCAGCCTTTGATGTGTTTTACAGCCAGCCTCACCCAAGAACCAATTCTTCTGATGTAAGACGCTTGGAGGAGCTCTACAATAGATATAAAG ACCAATATTCTGATATGATTCTAGCAGAGGGTATCTCGAATCTGTGTAATGATCTTGAG GTGGAACCACAAGACATAGTCACG TTGGTTCTTTCGTGGCATATGAATGCTGCCACAGCGTGTGAATTTTCTAAGCAAGAATTTATCACTGGATTACAGGCGTTAGG TGTAGATTCAGTTGGGAAGTTGCGCGAAAAGCTGCCATTTATGCGTTCTGAGCTAAAAGATGAAC AAAAGTTCCATGATATATACAACTTTGCGTTTGGGTGGGCGAAAGAGAAG GGGCAAAAATCTCTTGCTCTAGATACGGCGATCGGGATGTGGCAGTTGTTATTTGCAGAAAGAGAGTGGCCGTTGGTAACTCACTGGTGTGATTTCTTGCAG GATCGTCATAACAAGGCCATATCTAAGGACACATGGGCGCAGCTCCTGGAATTTTCAAGG ATGGTCGACCCTGTGCTGTCGAATTATGATGCAGAAGGAGCATGGCCTTACCTCATTGATGAATTCGTTGAGTACCTGTATGACAAGAATGTCGTTGAGAAGTGA